One Nostoc sp. UHCC 0302 DNA window includes the following coding sequences:
- a CDS encoding energy-coupling factor ABC transporter ATP-binding protein: protein MLYLRNLIYHPTACPTAILKSINLELAPQQMGLIIGPSGSGKSTLLEILSGLAEPTGGGVFWREQELIAEQLQQLAGLVFQFPERHFCGGSILEELRLGHPELGSERVRQALSEVGLEHLSISAAPHALSGGQQRRLALAVQLIRQPNLLLLDEPTAGLDWSMRRQLVNLLAKLKQDWTLLVVTHDAGDMLAIADRCWTLNHGELESVDPETLRAKVKEPLPAA, encoded by the coding sequence ATGCTCTATCTTAGAAATCTAATTTATCACCCTACAGCCTGCCCAACAGCGATTCTTAAATCAATCAATCTGGAATTAGCGCCCCAACAGATGGGTTTGATCATTGGCCCAAGTGGTTCTGGTAAAAGTACCTTACTAGAAATTTTATCTGGACTAGCCGAACCAACTGGTGGCGGAGTCTTCTGGCGAGAACAAGAACTGATTGCCGAACAGCTACAACAATTGGCTGGGTTAGTGTTTCAATTTCCAGAACGGCACTTTTGTGGCGGATCTATTTTAGAAGAATTGCGTTTAGGGCATCCTGAGTTAGGATCAGAGCGAGTCAGACAAGCACTTAGTGAAGTGGGATTAGAGCATTTATCAATCTCCGCAGCACCTCATGCCTTAAGTGGTGGTCAGCAGCGTCGCTTAGCCTTGGCGGTACAATTGATTCGCCAGCCCAATCTACTATTACTAGATGAACCCACAGCCGGATTGGATTGGTCAATGCGGCGACAACTAGTAAATTTATTGGCGAAACTCAAACAAGATTGGACACTGCTGGTAGTGACACATGATGCTGGGGATATGTTAGCGATCGCAGACCGTTGCTGGACACTAAACCACGGTGAGCTAGAATCAGTTGATCCAGAGACACTAAGAGCCAAAGTCAAAGAACCTCTACCAGCAGCATGA